The Chloracidobacterium sp. genome includes a region encoding these proteins:
- a CDS encoding ParB/RepB/Spo0J family partition protein, which produces MTATIQKIPCRQIFAGDNDRTVFDEDGLSELAASIKEHGLAQPITVRLFAPDPMCVFGGDRFGERAQYQIVAGERRFRAVSQVLKLEAIDCIVRELNDEEASAIMLAENVGRRDLDPVDEMLAYRKRIESQGWSIEKISEKCGVSKKRVEKRLLLGSVREDILHHVRRGTFPIGHAEMMSVLDHNRQMIAARPIIEGKAVNFRQFREIVDALFAQQSQESLFDLALFGGALETPQVSIVTAKDNYPIAADLPDPFITPEHHTGAITLAYVLELQAQGHHREAAAIGRLLAFLCKHRYTYLPTKAVIKT; this is translated from the coding sequence ATGACAGCCACAATTCAGAAAATACCATGTCGGCAAATATTTGCTGGCGACAATGACCGCACAGTTTTTGATGAAGATGGTTTATCAGAGCTCGCGGCATCTATCAAGGAACATGGGCTCGCGCAACCAATTACTGTCAGGCTTTTTGCTCCAGACCCTATGTGTGTATTCGGCGGAGATAGATTTGGTGAAAGAGCGCAGTATCAGATCGTTGCTGGTGAGCGCCGCTTCCGCGCCGTGTCCCAAGTGCTCAAGTTGGAAGCCATAGATTGCATCGTGCGCGAATTGAACGACGAGGAAGCCAGCGCCATCATGCTTGCTGAAAATGTGGGTCGGCGCGACCTTGATCCAGTGGATGAAATGCTTGCTTACCGCAAGCGCATCGAAAGCCAGGGATGGAGCATTGAGAAAATCTCCGAAAAGTGCGGGGTTTCGAAAAAGCGTGTGGAAAAGCGACTCCTGCTCGGAAGCGTGCGCGAGGATATCCTTCACCACGTCCGCCGCGGCACATTCCCAATCGGGCATGCCGAAATGATGTCGGTGCTGGACCATAACCGCCAGATGATCGCAGCCCGTCCAATCATCGAGGGCAAGGCTGTCAACTTTCGTCAGTTCCGCGAGATTGTAGATGCGCTCTTTGCCCAGCAATCGCAGGAGAGTCTTTTTGACCTTGCTCTGTTTGGCGGAGCATTGGAAACCCCACAGGTCAGCATAGTAACCGCCAAGGATAACTACCCTATTGCCGCCGACTTGCCAGATCCGTTTATTACGCCAGAGCACCATACCGGCGCGATTACTCTGGCGTATGTGCTGGAGCTACAAGCGCAGGGGCACCACCGAGAAGCCGCCGCGATAGGTCGGCTTCTCGCTTTTCTGTGCAAGCATCGCTATACCTACCTGCCAACAAAGGCAGTGATCAAAACATAG